A single region of the Coregonus clupeaformis isolate EN_2021a chromosome 16, ASM2061545v1, whole genome shotgun sequence genome encodes:
- the LOC121585004 gene encoding uncharacterized protein LOC121585004 → MNCNSSFWAHVFMTAYLLWVTGCVAQKVYFDCGAKMDVVDVQGLILSPGFPYNYSSGTHCVWQFFVPVGHQLMLEIFDFDVFESHESAAQYAAISDLEEDDAEADDGATIPPGGPITDKDATVSQPQRVTAKAPRSSSQNDKVMQVVVQEQSTKMEIAKVSNSAKRSTSDATSDHASPQPLPDLLLPGAHVPGEKAMNSITSPLLRGNTDLNPNPRASAPDQVLAVVVDEATTQTPLLPTDTDTESVSPETQQSVVDACPHDVLYISDLLTFSSRFCGSNRPSSNQLVFGSSQEMVEVIMELITTTHWGRGFALLFYYHNRTEPGGDDPRHDYAPTAASKIDSLLAAMSGAAFFAMVLTSALCIIFRPKLCPKRASSCSSNNSEVQEGVQNSGADVRELQLVTPNQPGLEVPGPAENDNNNHSLSLTHRGSPESVGGDMSQHAEVDLSSNGLTELDLGSDEVFIISSVPNPSSRLPFSAHTRERFLRHSDTGPGPVTDWPSPDPAASPTETRAAQDGSASCARPRAWSVRTFQDFLPPLPQLHKKWCSWNSTSPFTKLVDSAPSSFVSDCRGENSRKVFSDPQLEAQNDRNASDSSMSNDSYPLAQPAQRQRRLNSTSNLRRSRFTGPCFGLLSGSGPSNSTKAPGGPHLQASPSEPSNGPSGHGVISLDFPAESDHVSVPVFSICEEEDRQPLVLAEHLGQSPMLNGLSRGPYEGKAPASGGPNPGPQSPANGPLLQRERSEWRPWGSQASGGASPYPLPQPSDSPTAANPTELKFAFVQSTANHIQMPSLSQSTVPCSVTAKEM, encoded by the exons GTCTACTTTGACTGTGGAGCGAAGATGGATGTGGTGGATGTCCAAGGCCTCATCCTGTCTCCTGGTTTCCCCTATAACTACTCCTCAGGGACCCACTGTGTCTGGCAGTTCTTTGTGCCCGTCGGCCACCAGCTCATGCTGGAGATATTTGACTTTGATGTGTTCGAGAGTCACGAATCCGCGGCCCAATATGCTGCCATCTCTGACTTGGAAGAGGACGATGCTGAGGCTGACGATGGGGCAACTATCCCACCTGGGGGTCCCATCACAGATAAAGATGCCACCGTATCTCAGCCTCAGAGGGTCACAGCGAAAGCCCCCCGGTCCTCCTCCCAAAACGACAAGGTCATGCAGGTGGTGGTGCAAGAGCAGTCCACCAAGATGGAGATAGCCAAAGTCTCCAACTCTGCTAAAAGGTCCACCTCCGATGCCACCTCTGACCATGCCTCCCCGCAGCCCCTCCCAGACCTCCTCCTACCAGGGGCCCATGTACCAGGAGAGAAGGCAATGAACTcaatcacctctcctctcctcagaggcaacactgaccttaaccctaaccccagagcATCAGCCCCAGACCAAGTCCTGGCTGTGGTTGTAGACGAGGCCACCACTCAGACCCCTCTGCTccccacagacacagacacagagtcaGTGAGCCCTGAGACCCAGCAGTCTGTGGTGGACGCCTGCCCCCACGACGTCCTCTACATCTCGGACCTCCTCACCTTCTCCTCGCGCTTCTGCGGCTCCAACCGGCCCTCCAGCAACCAGCTGGTGTTTGGCTCCAGCCAGGAGATGGTAGAGGTCATCATGGAGTTGATCACCACCACCCACTGGGGCCGCGGCTTCGCCCTGCTCTTTTACTACCACAACCGGACAGAACCAGGTGGAGATGACCCCCGGCATGACTACGCCCCTACTGCGGCCAGCAAAATAGACTCTCTGCTGGCCGCCATGAGTGGAGCAGCCTTCTTTGCCATGGTGCTCACCAGCGCTCTGTGTATCATATTCAG ACCTAAACTATGTCCGAAAAGAGCCAGTTCCTGCTCATCCAACAACTCTGAG GTGCAGGAGGGAGTGCAGAACTCTGGAGCTGATGTCCGTGAACTGCAGCTGGTGACTCCTAATCAGCCCGGCCTGGAGGTCCCTGGCCCTGCAGAGAACGACAACAACAACCACTCTCTCAGCCTCACACACAGAG GTTCCCCAGAAAGTGTTGGTGGTGATATGTCCCAGCATGCTGAAGTGGACCTCTCATCCAATGGTCTCACAGAACTGGACTTGGGGTCAGATGAGGTGTTTATCATTTCGTCTGTGCCTAATCCAAGCAGCAGACTGCCGTTCTCGGCCCACACG CGGGAGAGGTTTCTAAGGCACAGTGACACCGGCCCTGGCCCTGTGACTGACTGGCCCTCTCCAGACCCGGCTGCCTCCCCCACAGAGACCAGGGCTGCCCAGGATGGCAGTGCCAGCTGTGCCCGGCCACGGGCCTGGAGTGTCCGTACCTTCCAGGACTTCCTCCCTCCACTGCCCCAGTTACATAAGAAGTGGTGCAGTTGGAACTCCACCAGTCCCTTCACTAAGCTGGTGGACAGC GCACCGTCCAGCTTTGTGTCAGACTGCCGTGGGGAGAACAGCAGGAAGGTGTTCTCCGACCCCCAGCTGGAGGCCCAGAACGACCGTAATGCCTCTGACTCCTCCATGAGTAACGACTCGTACCCCTTGGCTCAGCCAGCCCAGCGCCAGCGCCGCCTCAACTCCACGAGCAACCTTCGGCGTTCCCGCTTCACCGGGCCCTGCTTTGGTCTGCTCTCTGGGTCTGGCCCCTCAAACAGCACCAAGGCCCCCGGGGGCCCCCACCTCCAGGCCTCCCCGTCCGAGCCCAGTAACGGCCCCTCTGGGCATGGTGTGATTTCCCTCGATTTCCCAGCGGAGAGCGACCACGTCAGTGTCCCTGTGTTTTCCATCTGTGAGGAGGAGGACCGGCAGCCCCTGGTCCTGGCTGAGCACCTGGGCCAGTCCCCCATGCTGAACGGACTGAGCCGGGGGCCGTACGAGGGGAAGGCGCCCGCCAGTGGAGGCCCCAACCCTGGTCCCCAGAGCCCAGCCAACGGCCCCCTCCTCCAGAGGGAGAGGTCAGAGTGGAGGCCATGGGGGAGTCAGGCCTCAGGAGGGGCcagtccttaccctctccctcaACCCTCTGACTCACCCACAGCCGCCAACCCCACCGAGTTAAAGTTTGCCTTCGTGCAAAGCACAGCCAATCATATCCAGATGCCTTCCCTCAGCCAATCAACAGTGCCATGCAGTGTGACGGCCAAGGAGATGTGA